The Pricia mediterranea genome includes a window with the following:
- a CDS encoding polysaccharide deacetylase family protein → MIQKENMYDSGKFVISLDFELFWGMRDHLTLENYGKHIQAVWEVLPRMIQSFENYQVKATFATVGFLFADDKKELKTSCPNDIPKYSNQSLSPYIRHFDTIGDNEETDPYHFAPSLIKLLQKYPSQEIATHTFSHYYCLEDGQTKDNFRNDLIAAITIAETKGVAIKSLVFPRNQFNEEYLEILRDLGITSYRGNEKIWSPSGLMAKTPNPLKRAFRLLDSYINLSGHNCYNMKDIAKSVPYNIPSSRFLRPYSQKLGLIEKMRVNRILNGMTYAAKNKKVYHLWWHPHNFGGHQEENFKILNKILGHYDKLNSKYGFESATMGEISHALKEKQ, encoded by the coding sequence GTGATACAAAAAGAAAATATGTACGATTCGGGAAAATTTGTCATTTCGCTTGATTTTGAGCTTTTCTGGGGTATGAGGGACCACCTCACTTTAGAAAATTACGGGAAACACATCCAGGCGGTTTGGGAGGTATTGCCTAGAATGATACAGTCCTTTGAAAATTATCAGGTGAAAGCCACTTTTGCCACAGTTGGATTCTTATTTGCCGACGATAAAAAAGAGCTTAAGACTTCATGTCCTAATGATATACCGAAATATTCCAATCAAAGCCTTTCTCCGTATATAAGACATTTTGATACTATTGGTGACAACGAAGAAACAGATCCGTACCACTTTGCGCCATCCCTAATAAAATTGTTGCAAAAATATCCTTCGCAGGAAATTGCCACCCATACCTTTTCACACTATTACTGTCTTGAGGATGGACAGACCAAGGATAACTTCAGGAACGATTTGATTGCCGCCATAACTATTGCGGAAACCAAGGGCGTTGCCATAAAAAGCTTGGTTTTTCCAAGAAATCAGTTTAATGAAGAATATTTGGAGATTTTAAGGGACTTAGGTATAACCTCATATCGAGGCAATGAAAAAATATGGTCCCCTAGCGGATTAATGGCCAAAACTCCTAATCCGCTAAAGCGTGCTTTCCGGCTCTTGGACTCTTATATAAATTTATCCGGCCATAATTGCTATAACATGAAAGATATAGCGAAATCGGTGCCGTACAATATACCATCAAGTCGATTTTTAAGGCCCTATTCCCAAAAATTGGGACTGATCGAGAAAATGCGTGTGAACAGAATTCTGAATGGAATGACCTATGCCGCCAAAAATAAAAAAGTGTATCATCTCTGGTGGCATCCTCATAATTTTGGGGGACATCAAGAAGAAAATTTCAAAATATTAAATAAAATACTTGGCCATTATGATAAACTTAATTCCAAGTACGGCTTTGAAAGTGCTACCATGGGTGAAATATCCCATGCCTTAAAAGAAAAACAATGA
- a CDS encoding O-antigen ligase family protein: MKESLRFMIAIVCGTELMARSKPKDFFYIFLIGAFSVIVNAVIFPEANALYGLIRGRFSGFFLNPNFAGSACLLGFALSYTINSKTWRLIGQFAFTLAGILTLSRTFVIVWLLINILAIAKSKKNLLVPAIGAVVLIGVFTFTDSKMFETDRFDALESFFDEGPVETKTLQRDSRTATWALYYDMIMDKPIFGHGFMKLQKKTSDLPGIHNTYLLVIGEAGIIPLLLLIGLYGYLIYNSYKQFKTRPELFYIMVVVSLSMLVSHNYFFVYNNILLSVYVYLELRKIRKLEPEKATEVATV, translated from the coding sequence GTGAAAGAATCCCTGCGCTTCATGATTGCGATTGTTTGCGGTACGGAACTCATGGCTCGATCTAAGCCGAAAGATTTTTTTTACATATTTCTAATCGGAGCGTTCAGCGTGATAGTAAATGCTGTTATCTTTCCAGAGGCGAATGCATTATACGGCTTAATCCGAGGTCGGTTCAGTGGTTTCTTCCTGAATCCGAATTTTGCGGGAAGTGCCTGTTTATTAGGTTTCGCACTCTCTTATACAATTAATTCGAAAACTTGGAGGCTTATTGGCCAATTCGCTTTTACCCTTGCGGGTATACTCACTCTTTCAAGAACTTTCGTAATTGTTTGGTTGCTTATCAATATTTTGGCCATAGCAAAAAGCAAAAAAAACTTATTAGTCCCTGCTATTGGAGCAGTAGTTCTCATCGGCGTATTTACCTTCACAGATAGCAAAATGTTCGAGACCGATAGGTTCGATGCGCTAGAAAGTTTTTTTGACGAAGGGCCTGTTGAGACCAAGACATTGCAACGAGATTCAAGAACGGCCACTTGGGCCCTATACTACGATATGATAATGGATAAACCCATTTTCGGCCATGGATTCATGAAGCTGCAGAAAAAAACTAGTGATTTACCGGGTATCCACAACACCTATTTATTGGTTATCGGGGAGGCGGGCATAATTCCTCTTTTGCTTTTGATCGGATTATATGGTTATTTAATATATAACAGTTACAAACAGTTTAAGACGCGTCCGGAACTATTCTATATCATGGTTGTGGTTTCGTTATCCATGTTAGTTAGCCATAATTATTTTTTCGTTTACAATAATATTTTGCTTTCCGTTTATGTCTATTTAGAGCTTAGAAAAATCAGAAAGCTCGAACCGGAGAAAGCTACAGAGGTAGCAACCGTATAG
- a CDS encoding methionyl-tRNA formyltransferase, which translates to MSKTEYKICCIGSNLESFECLNYLVEQGCDIHTLITLPSGRSKNVSDYYDLHDFCDTHGINVVDTINVNSDETVQALQSLGPDYLFTLGWSQIFKAEFINCFSEFVVGTHPSKLPYGRGRAPLPWTILEDLRSSAVSFFKIDTGVDTGSLIFQKEFDIPPRTYVKDLYSEVATQLGLGFHEIYKSITNNEPITFTPQDEQGATHRGKRTPSDGLLEFHHKITEVEKLIRAVSEPFPGAYCYYKDRKITFWEVEFDKEDNYFGTIGQILKKNRTGILVQFSDGKLWLNRPGDANGDPIDMKIFRIGDKLGYSLQDEIFMLKNKLHT; encoded by the coding sequence ATGAGCAAGACCGAATATAAAATCTGTTGTATCGGATCTAACCTTGAATCGTTCGAGTGTTTAAATTATTTGGTCGAACAAGGGTGTGACATCCATACCTTGATTACGCTTCCCAGTGGCCGCAGTAAGAACGTATCCGATTATTATGATCTTCACGATTTTTGCGATACCCACGGAATTAATGTGGTGGATACTATTAACGTAAATTCCGATGAGACCGTTCAAGCCTTACAAAGTCTCGGTCCCGATTATCTTTTTACCCTAGGATGGAGCCAAATTTTCAAGGCGGAATTTATAAATTGCTTTTCCGAATTTGTAGTGGGTACCCATCCATCTAAGTTACCGTATGGCCGGGGTCGCGCGCCCCTACCCTGGACTATCCTCGAAGACTTAAGGTCGTCTGCTGTCAGCTTTTTCAAAATCGATACCGGCGTCGATACGGGAAGCTTGATTTTTCAAAAGGAGTTCGATATCCCCCCGAGAACTTACGTCAAAGATCTATATAGTGAAGTCGCCACACAATTGGGACTCGGATTTCACGAAATATATAAGTCCATCACCAATAACGAACCCATTACCTTCACCCCACAAGACGAACAAGGGGCTACCCACCGGGGGAAGAGAACGCCTTCGGACGGTCTCTTGGAGTTCCACCATAAAATCACGGAGGTCGAGAAGCTCATCCGCGCCGTGTCAGAGCCCTTTCCCGGGGCCTACTGTTACTATAAGGACCGAAAAATCACTTTTTGGGAGGTCGAATTTGACAAAGAGGACAATTACTTCGGAACTATAGGCCAAATCCTGAAAAAAAATAGAACCGGTATTTTGGTCCAGTTTTCAGATGGCAAACTTTGGCTCAACCGGCCGGGCGATGCAAATGGCGACCCCATCGATATGAAAATCTTTAGGATCGGCGATAAACTGGGCTACAGCCTTCAGGATGAAATTTTTATGTTGAAAAACAAGCTTCACACATAA
- a CDS encoding sugar transferase, which yields MYRHFFKRVLDILLSFVILVICSPILIITFILLTIANKGDAFFIQRRPGKNAKIFKIYKFKSMNDKKGPDGKLLPDSERITKVGRFVRKTSLDEIPQLFNVLKGDMSLIGPRPLLIQYLPLYNEEQRKRHNVRPGITGWAQVNGRNTVPWPRRFELDVWYVENISFLLDLKILWLTFLKVIKRDGISSETSATMEAFTGN from the coding sequence ATGTATCGACACTTCTTTAAAAGAGTACTGGACATACTGCTTTCGTTCGTCATCTTGGTCATCTGCAGTCCGATTTTGATCATCACTTTCATTCTTCTGACCATAGCGAACAAAGGCGATGCTTTTTTTATTCAAAGACGGCCCGGTAAAAACGCCAAGATCTTTAAGATATACAAGTTCAAGTCGATGAACGATAAAAAAGGGCCGGACGGGAAGCTGTTGCCCGATAGCGAACGGATTACCAAAGTCGGTCGGTTTGTTAGAAAGACTTCCTTGGATGAAATTCCCCAATTGTTCAACGTGCTCAAAGGTGATATGAGCTTAATAGGTCCCAGACCGCTTTTAATCCAATATTTGCCGCTGTATAATGAAGAACAGCGCAAACGGCACAATGTGCGGCCGGGCATTACGGGATGGGCCCAGGTAAACGGAAGAAATACCGTACCCTGGCCGCGCAGGTTCGAACTCGATGTCTGGTATGTCGAGAATATCTCGTTTCTTTTAGACCTGAAGATCCTATGGCTTACCTTTTTGAAGGTGATCAAGCGCGACGGGATCTCTTCGGAAACTAGCGCAACTATGGAAGCCTTTACAGGAAATTAA
- a CDS encoding glycosyltransferase, translated as MKILKALKLKMQRSIIHYRINRKKVKVVFMIPNLGTGGAERVFAFVSQHLNPDKFATELLVMGKSEQTTYQVDKIPVTYLDKNRVLHAVPGIYRFLRNKRPDIVLSSIGHLNMVAGVMAVLLPSIRFIIRPASVGSEEEGSWQAKKCFAQAHSVLCQSRDMAHNFQKRYGIPDEKITIIGNPVRDTGEIDAPDVIDQTHNLVTVGRLDPIKGHARILNILAQLDRDFHYTIIGDGPEKENILNQIDNLRLNDKITHIPHTDKVNDYLIQNDLFLQGSYSEGFPNAVLESCAVGTPALAFDVPGGTKEIIEHGTNGFLVADEQEYLTLLQADHHWKRNEVSRSVLSKFGSQTVLDQYENLLVSCLD; from the coding sequence ATGAAAATATTAAAAGCCCTAAAATTGAAAATGCAAAGGAGCATAATACATTATCGAATCAACAGAAAGAAAGTCAAGGTAGTTTTTATGATTCCCAATCTTGGGACCGGAGGTGCCGAACGGGTGTTTGCCTTTGTTTCCCAACATCTGAATCCCGATAAATTCGCTACGGAGCTGTTGGTCATGGGCAAATCTGAGCAGACTACTTACCAAGTCGATAAAATTCCTGTCACTTATTTGGACAAAAACAGGGTTTTGCATGCCGTTCCCGGTATTTATAGGTTCTTGCGCAATAAAAGACCCGATATCGTGTTAAGTTCTATTGGACACCTGAACATGGTCGCTGGCGTAATGGCCGTTCTGCTACCTTCTATCCGTTTTATTATTCGGCCTGCCAGTGTCGGATCAGAGGAAGAGGGAAGTTGGCAAGCTAAAAAATGCTTTGCCCAAGCCCATTCGGTACTCTGTCAATCAAGAGACATGGCCCATAATTTTCAAAAACGCTATGGCATTCCCGACGAAAAAATAACGATTATCGGGAATCCCGTGAGGGATACCGGAGAGATCGATGCACCGGATGTTATCGACCAAACCCATAATCTGGTTACGGTAGGCCGACTCGACCCCATCAAGGGCCATGCCCGTATCTTGAACATTTTGGCGCAACTGGACCGGGATTTTCATTATACCATTATTGGCGACGGGCCAGAAAAGGAAAATATATTGAATCAAATAGACAATCTACGGTTGAACGACAAGATTACCCATATCCCCCATACCGACAAGGTCAACGACTACCTCATCCAAAATGACCTGTTTTTACAGGGATCATATTCGGAAGGCTTTCCGAACGCCGTGCTGGAAAGCTGCGCCGTGGGTACTCCAGCATTGGCCTTCGACGTGCCGGGCGGAACCAAGGAAATCATCGAACACGGTACCAACGGGTTCTTGGTGGCCGACGAACAGGAATATCTCACCCTATTACAGGCGGACCACCACTGGAAACGAAATGAAGTAAGCCGTTCCGTTCTGTCAAAATTCGGATCGCAAACAGTGCTTGATCAATACGAGAACCTATTGGTCTCCTGTCTCGATTAA
- a CDS encoding glycosyltransferase family 4 protein gives MKKKLFRVSAVAGSLAILLKGQLRFMSQYYDVTGISSDGHQHERIRKTEGVRVIPLRINRKINLREDIVSLYRLYQLFKREKPFIVHSLTPKAGLLSMMAAYAAGVPHRIHTFTGLIFPTHKGAMKKLLIFFDKVICFCATKVYPEGEGVRKDLIRYGITKKPLKVIANGNVNGVDLSYFDPQLFDKEHRANIRKELNIENSDFVFCFVGRLVFDKGIVELVTAFNEISKNHDDIKLLLVGGYEKELDPLPEHIENDIEHNPRIISVGWQLDVRPYLAIANIFVFPSYREGFPNVVLQAGAMGKFSIVTDINGSNEIVQEGYNGTIIPVKDCDALIKAMALTLKNPTKYEGFDVASRQLIAEKYDQKLVWQAKLEEYKALEIES, from the coding sequence ATGAAAAAAAAACTGTTCAGAGTCTCCGCCGTGGCGGGGTCGCTAGCCATACTGCTAAAGGGCCAGTTGCGGTTTATGAGTCAATATTACGATGTTACCGGGATATCTTCCGATGGCCATCAGCACGAGCGTATCCGTAAAACCGAGGGCGTGCGGGTGATTCCCCTCCGAATAAATCGTAAGATAAACCTTCGCGAAGATATCGTTTCGCTCTACCGTCTCTATCAACTTTTTAAGAGGGAAAAACCCTTCATCGTACACTCGCTGACACCAAAGGCGGGCCTGCTCAGCATGATGGCCGCCTACGCCGCCGGAGTGCCCCATAGGATCCATACGTTTACCGGACTTATCTTTCCAACCCATAAGGGAGCAATGAAAAAATTGCTCATTTTCTTTGATAAGGTCATTTGCTTCTGCGCCACGAAGGTTTATCCGGAAGGGGAAGGGGTCAGAAAAGACCTCATCCGCTACGGAATTACCAAGAAACCGCTCAAGGTAATCGCCAACGGAAATGTCAACGGCGTCGACCTTTCCTATTTCGATCCGCAACTTTTCGACAAGGAACATCGTGCAAATATCCGAAAGGAGCTTAATATCGAAAATTCCGATTTTGTCTTTTGCTTTGTCGGTCGGCTAGTTTTCGACAAGGGTATCGTAGAACTGGTGACCGCTTTCAATGAAATCAGCAAAAACCATGACGATATAAAATTACTGTTGGTCGGGGGATACGAAAAAGAACTCGACCCGCTACCGGAACACATAGAGAACGATATAGAGCATAACCCTCGAATAATCTCCGTGGGCTGGCAGTTGGACGTGCGACCGTATTTAGCGATTGCGAACATCTTCGTCTTTCCCAGCTACAGGGAAGGTTTTCCGAACGTAGTACTCCAGGCCGGAGCTATGGGCAAGTTCAGCATAGTGACCGACATCAACGGTTCGAACGAAATCGTTCAAGAGGGCTACAATGGCACCATCATTCCGGTCAAGGACTGCGATGCGCTCATCAAGGCCATGGCCCTTACCTTAAAAAATCCAACCAAATACGAAGGTTTTGATGTAGCCTCTCGCCAATTGATTGCTGAAAAATACGACCAAAAACTGGTTTGGCAGGCCAAACTTGAAGAATACAAGGCTTTGGAAATCGAAAGTTGA
- a CDS encoding ATP-grasp domain-containing protein, which produces MNILISSAGRRVSLVRAFQKELKKVYPKAKVYASDANPQLSGACQVADGHFKVPMVSDPDYPESMIRQCREHDIQLVVPTIDAELLPMAINGDLFAENGIKAVIASEAFVEKCRNKREIHRFFEANKVAVAHEYSRDNYQLPLFIKPIDGSRSIDTYLIEEEEDLTDYHFDNDKLMFLEYLDHKHYDEYTCDLYYGKDHNLKCIVPRKRLEVRDGEVYKALTVDNVLIPYIKERLSHIEGAVGCLTSQFFKHKAEDKIYGIEINPRFGGGFPLSYLSGANYVKWVIQEHFLEETIEEQFDCWERNLLMIRYDDEILVHGYTG; this is translated from the coding sequence ATGAATATTCTAATCTCTTCTGCGGGAAGACGTGTGTCGTTGGTCCGGGCCTTTCAAAAAGAACTTAAAAAGGTCTATCCTAAGGCTAAGGTTTACGCTTCAGACGCCAATCCCCAACTTTCAGGGGCCTGTCAAGTGGCCGATGGTCATTTTAAGGTGCCGATGGTCTCGGATCCCGATTATCCCGAGTCGATGATACGGCAATGCAGGGAACATGATATTCAACTGGTAGTGCCCACCATCGATGCCGAATTGCTCCCCATGGCCATCAACGGGGATCTTTTTGCGGAAAACGGAATAAAAGCGGTTATTGCCTCGGAAGCCTTCGTCGAAAAATGTAGGAATAAAAGGGAAATTCACCGATTCTTCGAAGCGAACAAGGTTGCCGTGGCCCATGAATACTCCCGAGATAACTATCAGTTGCCGTTGTTTATAAAACCGATAGACGGAAGCCGTAGTATCGATACCTATCTGATAGAAGAAGAAGAAGACCTGACGGACTATCATTTCGATAACGATAAGCTGATGTTTCTCGAATATCTCGATCATAAGCACTACGACGAATATACCTGTGACCTCTATTATGGCAAGGACCATAACCTGAAATGTATCGTACCCCGAAAACGCCTGGAAGTCCGTGACGGCGAAGTGTACAAGGCCTTGACCGTAGATAATGTTTTGATACCCTATATAAAGGAGCGCTTGAGCCATATCGAAGGTGCGGTCGGCTGTTTGACCTCACAGTTTTTTAAACACAAGGCCGAGGATAAAATCTACGGCATCGAAATCAATCCCAGATTCGGGGGCGGGTTTCCCCTCTCCTACCTGTCCGGCGCCAATTATGTGAAATGGGTCATCCAAGAGCATTTTCTGGAGGAAACCATCGAGGAACAATTTGATTGCTGGGAACGTAATTTGCTCATGATACGTTACGACGACGAAATTTTGGTACATGGATATACAGGTTGA
- a CDS encoding glycosyltransferase, whose translation MQLSIVIPCYNMELYLEECLDSLLRQNLEASDFEIIVVNDESKDDTLNIANGYARQHENVIVIDKKNAGVGAARNSGYDIAKGKYLYFLDPDDYLAENTLPILLALMEDTRLDILTFQSKPVVDTHYPFSENLDEPIKALEVKDGISYIADRKHKNEIWWFIIRTEFMRNTGIRFIEGRWMEDAILTSELFCVAQRMAHVELDVHRYRILPTSAMRNKSPEHYKKVIYDNANAAHAYDGLIKSVPKNHPDAERCIKRLKTRQQSFVFFLMVRLMKSDISVKEIPEMLDGFEKIDAYPLKKFLGEDYHGAAYSFLVFIFNRKPLIDPFIKMFRTFYTFVR comes from the coding sequence ATGCAACTCAGTATTGTCATTCCTTGCTATAATATGGAACTCTATCTCGAGGAGTGCCTTGACAGCCTGTTGCGCCAAAATCTGGAGGCTTCCGATTTTGAGATCATTGTAGTTAATGACGAATCTAAAGACGATACCCTGAACATTGCCAATGGTTATGCGCGACAGCACGAGAACGTTATTGTTATCGATAAGAAAAATGCCGGGGTCGGGGCGGCCCGGAATTCCGGCTACGACATCGCTAAAGGAAAATATCTTTATTTCTTAGATCCCGACGACTACTTGGCCGAAAATACCTTGCCCATTTTGTTGGCGTTGATGGAGGATACCCGTCTCGACATCCTTACTTTTCAAAGTAAACCGGTAGTAGATACGCATTACCCGTTCTCGGAGAACCTCGACGAGCCCATCAAAGCGCTGGAGGTCAAAGATGGTATTTCGTACATTGCCGACCGAAAACACAAGAACGAAATCTGGTGGTTTATTATCCGAACGGAGTTTATGCGGAACACGGGCATTCGCTTTATCGAAGGTCGCTGGATGGAAGATGCCATTCTAACTTCGGAGCTATTTTGCGTAGCCCAAAGAATGGCGCATGTCGAACTCGATGTACACCGCTATCGGATCTTGCCCACATCCGCTATGCGGAACAAAAGTCCCGAACACTATAAAAAAGTCATTTATGACAACGCCAATGCGGCCCATGCCTATGACGGGCTGATCAAAAGTGTCCCCAAAAACCATCCCGATGCCGAGAGGTGCATCAAACGATTGAAGACCAGACAACAATCTTTTGTGTTTTTCTTGATGGTTCGCTTGATGAAATCGGATATCTCCGTAAAGGAAATCCCGGAAATGTTGGACGGATTTGAAAAAATAGACGCCTATCCCTTAAAGAAATTTTTAGGTGAGGATTACCACGGTGCGGCGTATTCGTTCTTGGTCTTCATCTTCAATCGAAAACCCTTAATCGATCCATTCATCAAGATGTTCCGTACATTTTATACCTTCGTACGATGA
- a CDS encoding PIG-L deacetylase family protein — MLQLFNKILVIAAHPDDEILGVGGTIPQLVKMGKQVDVLIFTDGSSTQYFNNDAILEDKFHEAKSANDVLGSKVLPREDFPDMRLDTVAHVDKNIALGKIISKGEYDTVFVQDRTDINKDHNEIFESTLVACRPYPGQNVRHLLSYYVNSSTEWGNLLKKEAFNPNVFIDISETIEDKLNAMSEYTTEVRDYPHPRSIEALRNSAKYFGNLVGTEYAEPFFLVYSI; from the coding sequence ATGCTCCAACTCTTTAATAAAATCCTTGTCATAGCCGCACACCCAGATGACGAAATACTGGGCGTTGGCGGAACGATTCCCCAATTGGTCAAAATGGGCAAGCAAGTCGATGTTCTTATTTTTACGGATGGTAGCAGTACCCAGTATTTCAACAACGACGCTATACTCGAAGACAAGTTTCATGAGGCCAAGTCGGCCAACGACGTTTTAGGGTCCAAAGTACTGCCGCGCGAGGATTTTCCGGATATGCGCCTAGATACCGTAGCGCATGTAGATAAGAATATCGCTTTGGGAAAAATAATATCAAAAGGGGAATACGACACGGTATTCGTACAAGACCGTACCGATATCAACAAAGACCACAACGAAATTTTTGAAAGTACCTTAGTCGCTTGCAGACCTTACCCTGGTCAAAATGTGCGGCACTTACTCTCCTATTACGTCAACTCTTCGACGGAATGGGGCAACCTGCTAAAAAAAGAAGCTTTTAATCCCAATGTTTTTATCGACATCTCCGAAACAATCGAAGATAAATTAAATGCCATGTCGGAATATACGACCGAAGTAAGGGATTATCCCCATCCAAGGAGTATCGAGGCGCTAAGGAACTCGGCGAAATACTTTGGGAATTTGGTGGGTACCGAATATGCAGAACCTTTCTTTTTGGTGTATTCTATCTGA
- a CDS encoding HAD family hydrolase — MDIQVDARTVIVFDLDDTLYNEMEYLRSAYAEIAKSVDPKQWPSLFARMYSLFRSKQDVFEYVSTTYPANKSDLLHTYRNHTPNLHLFDGVCKTMASIKDKKGKIGIITDGRKTTQRAKLKALGITDRIDKIVISEEVGSEKPDERNYRIIMEEFPDHTYLYMADNLRKDFIAPNKLGWKTLGLVDNGLNMHFDGHRYFDETHMPQNFVTSFQEVNIVESGR; from the coding sequence ATGGATATACAGGTTGATGCGCGAACCGTTATCGTCTTTGATCTTGACGATACCCTCTACAACGAAATGGAATATTTACGGTCCGCTTATGCTGAAATTGCCAAAAGTGTCGATCCCAAGCAGTGGCCATCCCTTTTTGCCCGTATGTATTCCCTTTTTCGAAGTAAGCAGGACGTTTTTGAGTATGTTTCCACAACATATCCCGCAAATAAATCGGATTTGCTGCACACCTATCGCAACCACACGCCCAACCTGCATCTTTTTGATGGCGTGTGCAAAACCATGGCTAGCATTAAAGATAAAAAAGGAAAAATCGGAATTATTACCGATGGCAGAAAAACCACCCAACGGGCCAAGTTAAAGGCATTGGGCATCACCGATCGTATCGATAAGATTGTTATATCGGAAGAGGTGGGTTCGGAAAAACCGGATGAAAGAAATTATAGGATTATTATGGAAGAGTTTCCCGATCATACCTATCTTTATATGGCCGATAACCTGCGAAAGGATTTTATCGCCCCCAACAAACTCGGATGGAAGACCTTGGGCTTGGTCGATAACGGACTCAATATGCATTTTGACGGACATCGATATTTCGACGAAACGCACATGCCCCAAAATTTTGTGACTTCCTTTCAAGAAGTTAACATTGTAGAAAGTGGAAGATAG
- a CDS encoding IS3 family transposase: MSKSKKERKALVKRDSRLSVVRQCELLDIHRSGVYYEPKGETALNLELMRIIDEKNLLHPWLGVPRITTWLRKDMGYKVNKKRIERLFRLMGLSATGPNPNTSKRGKGELHRIYKYLLKNLDIERCGQVWATDITYIPVRGGYLYLCAIIDLYSRYVVGWSLSNTMTSEWCRKTLDTAIGEHGAPEILNTDQGSQFTSIGFTDYVTKEKEIRLSMDGKGRCLDNIFVERLWRSVKYEHVYLFPADDGLECYRGLEEYFEYYNNERRHQSLGDEAPSTVYEQRKSKAA; this comes from the coding sequence ATGAGTAAGTCCAAAAAAGAACGGAAGGCATTGGTCAAAAGGGATTCCAGGCTGAGCGTGGTGCGCCAGTGCGAACTATTGGATATCCACCGCAGCGGGGTCTATTACGAGCCGAAGGGCGAGACCGCCCTGAACCTTGAACTGATGCGGATCATCGACGAAAAGAACCTATTGCACCCTTGGCTGGGCGTACCCAGGATAACCACATGGCTGCGAAAGGACATGGGATACAAGGTCAACAAAAAGCGCATCGAGAGGCTGTTCCGCCTGATGGGCCTATCGGCCACGGGGCCGAACCCGAACACCTCGAAGCGCGGCAAGGGGGAGCTGCACAGGATATACAAATATCTTTTGAAGAACCTCGATATCGAGCGTTGCGGGCAGGTGTGGGCGACGGACATCACCTATATCCCCGTACGGGGCGGCTACCTTTACCTGTGCGCGATAATCGACCTGTACAGCCGCTACGTGGTCGGCTGGTCGCTCTCGAACACGATGACATCGGAATGGTGCCGCAAGACACTGGACACGGCCATCGGGGAACACGGCGCGCCGGAGATACTCAACACCGACCAGGGGAGCCAGTTCACCTCGATCGGGTTCACGGACTACGTGACAAAGGAAAAAGAGATCCGCCTGAGTATGGACGGGAAGGGCAGGTGCCTGGACAACATATTCGTCGAACGGCTCTGGCGCAGCGTCAAATACGAGCACGTCTACCTGTTCCCGGCCGACGACGGGCTGGAATGTTACAGGGGGCTCGAGGAATATTTCGAATATTACAACAACGAGCGGAGGCACCAAAGCCTGGGGGACGAGGCCCCGTCAACAGTTTATGAACAAAGAAAGAGCAAAGCGGCATGA
- a CDS encoding formyl transferase: MSIKIIMLTGGGESSAFMFNGLKDTTPISKVVVEGKGNKKKFLKRRVKRLGYVKVFGQILFQLSVPKILNRFSKNRTEEIKSQYNLDSSAIPSDKIINVPSVNSKECIAFLQKENPDLIIVNGTRIISKKVLNCIDTTFVNTHVGITPKYRGVHGGYWALANNDKKNCGVTVHLVDAGIDTGGVLFQKTISPNQNDNFTTYTYLQIGEGIQLMKLAVDDFRKNKLREIESMTSKSMIWSHPTLWYYLYTRFSKGVK; the protein is encoded by the coding sequence ATGAGTATAAAAATTATTATGCTTACAGGCGGCGGAGAATCTTCTGCTTTTATGTTCAACGGACTGAAAGATACCACTCCTATATCGAAGGTAGTTGTCGAAGGAAAAGGCAATAAAAAGAAATTTCTGAAAAGGAGAGTTAAACGCTTGGGGTATGTAAAGGTTTTCGGACAAATATTGTTTCAATTGAGTGTGCCCAAAATTTTGAACAGATTCTCAAAAAATCGAACTGAAGAAATTAAATCACAATACAATCTTGATTCCAGCGCAATTCCATCAGACAAAATAATAAACGTACCTTCTGTCAACTCCAAGGAATGTATTGCTTTCCTACAAAAAGAAAATCCTGATTTGATTATTGTCAATGGCACACGTATCATCTCTAAAAAGGTGCTAAACTGTATCGATACTACATTTGTGAATACCCACGTTGGTATTACCCCGAAATACAGGGGAGTCCACGGTGGATATTGGGCTCTTGCAAACAATGATAAAAAAAACTGTGGGGTTACGGTACACCTCGTTGACGCAGGTATCGATACAGGGGGCGTGCTGTTTCAAAAAACCATAAGTCCAAATCAAAATGATAATTTTACCACTTATACCTATCTACAGATCGGGGAAGGGATACAATTGATGAAGCTAGCAGTAGATGATTTCCGTAAAAATAAACTTCGTGAAATAGAGAGTATGACCTCTAAAAGCATGATATGGTCTCATCCTACCCTATGGTATTACCTGTATACCCGGTTTTCCAAAGGTGTTAAATAA